Within Spinacia oleracea cultivar Varoflay chromosome 4, BTI_SOV_V1, whole genome shotgun sequence, the genomic segment tctttctctctccacccCTGATTATTTTGAAGGAAGCTTCTAGATTACTGTGATTAGCTCCTCTTGAAATCTGAGAAGAAGTTGCTAAAAATTCTGATTTCCCAGAAATTTTGTGCCTTTCCACTTTTGATTTTTCATGATTGGTTTTCTTGGGAATTGAATTTTGAGTACAAACTCAGCTAATTCTAGGCTTTTCAGTTTCTGGGTGTTCTTCCTTTTGCTGCCAATTATAGGTAGGTAGGTGCTAATAAGCTAATTCAGTTTATTATTCTATTAATACTGTTTAATTTTGGATAATTCTGATTTGGGTTTTTCtgggaattatattttaatcaagATTGTATCAAAAAGATTGAATTTTTAAACCTATTAGCAGTTCTTAATTCTTAATTAGTGGGATTATTAAAGTCTTTATGGTGATTCTGTGACCTTAAATTAAAGAGTTTAAGTTTGACTAGCACTTTTAATAATTCTAATTGTGTGCATCTTTGTGATTAGGACATCAATTAAATAAGATCTAATTTGggtaacttttttttattttaatcattaaaaggAGTTCCTTGTAATTTTATACTAATATATGCCACTCAATTCCTGTAAACTTAAGCAGCAATTTTGTACAGAAAAGTGTTGAGCTCAATGAATAGTGGGAACATTGTTCTTGGTGCAAGAACACTTcctgtttgtttatttgattaaaTTTGAGATTTGAAACTAATTTAGCTTTTGGAACTCGGTTGCAGGATTCGGGTTTTTTTTAGCAAGAAGAGGTTTATGTTGTTGAAGAGACAATTTTGATCTGTAGTATGCCTTTAACTGAGCTTGTTAACATGTTCAAAGGGAAAATGGAAGTCCCCCATGAAGTTGCCTCTACTTCTATTGATCCTTCTTCTAGGTATGCTTGATTATACTGGATTTGGACTTACTGGTATTATCATATATTTTTGGTCCTTTGAATTTGCCTTTTTTGGTCTGATTGTGTACTTTCTGTACTTATATTGgtctgttttcttttttttgggtgattggGTGCAGACCTGATACTGATTGTGTTGAGCTAGTTTGGGAAAATGGTCAGATCATGATGCAGGGTAATAAACCTAGAAAAAGCAATGTCTCAAGCAATTTTCAGTCATTTGGCATCAAGCCTCAAGATGGTAGGAATGTTACTAATTATTCGAAAATGACCAAGTTTAGTACAATGGATTCTGAAATGGTTGATTTCCCATTTTCAGTTCCTTCTTGTGAAATGGGTATGGATCAAAATGTTGACTTGGTACCTTGGTTAAATTATCCCATGGAAGAACCTTTACATAATGACTACACTTCTGACTTCTTGAATGAGCTATCAGGAGTTACGATTAGCGATCTCCTTACCGAGAACCATTTACCATACCGGGAAAGGAAGAGTAGTTTTCATGGTGACGGGCATGAAACTTCCGCGAGCTTGAAACATATCAATTCATCATCTAAGTTATTTTCAAGTGATAAGAAGGATAATAGAGGTGGAAGTAGTGAGGTGCCACAATTTTTGTTGCCATTTCAGCATAGTGTACCAAGATCAGGTATTTCTGATATTACTGCTAACAATGCAGACAATATCCACCATTTTGGTTCACGAGACTCCACGCTTAATCCATCATCATTAAGTGCTTTTACCAGCTTGAGATTGCAGAAGCTAGATGCAGGGCAAGCTAGTACTACTACTACTAGCTCAGGTTTTACAAATTTTCCCTGTTTTTCGCGGCCTTCTTCTGTTTCTAGAGCTAATCATGTGACTGTAAACCCTTCGAAGAGATTAGAGTATGATAATAAAAGGTGTACCTTGAGTAGTAGTAATCCTGGTAGTTCTACTCTGGTTAATTTGGATATTGGTTATTCCCAAAAGGAAATAGTTTCTCACAACCAGTCGATTATGGCACCGGAAAATGGCATTTCAGAAGCTTTGCCCACAAAGCCAACTGAGGAGCTGCTTTCTGCTAATCAACCTTTACATAGAGAAGACATTGCTAATAGTCACGCGTCACAGAATCAAGTGTGTGATGCACCAATGAGCAAAGTGGGTGCTAGTGGTGATAGGAACATGGAGCCAGTAGTTGCTGCATCTTCTGTATGTTCAGCCAATAGTGGTGCAGATAGAACTTCAAATGAGCCTGCACGTAATTCGAAAAGGAAATCTCGTGAAACTACAGAATCAGAAGGTCCTAGTGAAGTAAGATTTCTTCTTCCTTCCATGCTCCTTGTAACTGATCCCTATTTCTTATTCTATTTCCAATTCTCATGGTATCTGAAAATTGGCTAAATTGCAGGAAATCGAAGAGGAATCAGTGGGTGCGAAAAAATCAGGTCATGGTCGCGGTGGCTCAAAGAGAAGCCGAGCTGCAGAAGTGCATAATCAATCTGAAAGGGTGAGCTTATACTTTGTAAATTAGTACCTGTTGTTTGTTGGTTTTTTTGGGTCTAATATGTGCCTTTTGGAACGTTTCTAACAGAGAAGAAGGGATAGAATTAATGAGAAGATGCGTGCATTACAAGAGCTCATACCCAACTGCAATAAGGtactttttgtggtttttgaTGCCCTTGTTCAGCTTTACTAGCTAAGTTCCTATGTTTGAAGTCGCAGTTTATGAGAGTTAATATCGAATtcccgcaatttagaaggtggaccatggtgcaccttaagaacattagtatatagttaaaagaacatctggttacgtaaaaagaacatggatatatatttttattatttttaattaattgtgattttttataacaaaaaagtaaaacattatattgcatgttcttttgtcgtagtgtcatgttcttttgtttatgcgcatgtgttcttttggtgtacatggtgcaccatgctctatgtgcaccatggtccatagtccacaGATTGTCGAATTCCTGGTGTGTCAAGAGTCAGAAAATCAAGTTGAGAAATGTGATTGGAGCTTCATTTCTCTATTATGTATGGCTTTGCTAACTATTTCTTTCCAAATTTTTAGGCGGACAAAGCTTCTATGCTTGATGAGGCTATAGAGTATTTGAAGACACTACAACTTCACGTACAGGTGAGCTTCCATATAATGTTTACTTATAAGTTTATCTAATATTACATAGAAAGTTGGATGTCCTAGGTTATGATTCTCCATTAGCAAACATTTGTTcctttttcatttgtttccgtTACCTCCTAAAGACGTGGATAcaaccggaaacggaaatgaatGAAAAGAGAGAATGTAGGCTAACCGCTAACATAGATGCAATTAGTTGGGACACTCTCTTGGAAAACTTCATTACCATTCCTTTGATTTATTACCTTACACGTCAAGATCCGTCATAAAtaggaaaattgaaattttgtttatttatatcGGATATTGGTGGATGTTGCAGGTATTGTCAATGGGTGCTGGGTTGTTCATGCATCCGATGATGCTACCACCAGGAATGTTGCCCATCCATGGAGCACACATGCCACATTTCTCACCTATGGGGCTCGgaatgggaatgggaatgggGATGGGTTTCGGGATGAACATGGTCAACATGAATACCGGCACGAAGATGGTACCTTATCAAGGGTCACATTACCCTATCCCTGGAACCGGACCCATGTTTCACGGGATGCCGGGTTCTAATCTTCAGACTTTTCCGCATCCTGGTCAAGCATTACCTATGTCCCTTCAACAACAAGCTTCTATAGTTCCCGCTTCAATTTCAGGAAGTCATTTGAAGATGCCGATGGGATTAAATGTTTCTGGTGTGTCACATTTAGCTCCATCTAGTATTAAAACGGATGCTAACCCACAAGTGATTTCCATGAATCAGGCAACTAATCAGGTAATTGCATTTTGTGCATACTTTTGGATGTTTTTCATTGTATTGTGATGTGATTGGTCCTGAATTATTTGATAGATATTTCATATATGTTTCTATGGGCTTTATTGAACCCGGATGAGTCGGACTTAACATGTTCCAATGGGAAGAAATTCACCATCAGAGGTCAATTACTGGGGAAAAAACACTAGGACTAATAGTAAAATGACAAAGTTTGCTGCTGTATATACAACTATTTTCAGGACTCCTCCATTTTGTACCAATTGTCATTAAGGATAATGCATTGGTATTCAAAACTGACAAGTAATAGTGCATCGTTATCTTAAACGAGTGAATAATAGTGCGTTGATAATTTTACTGTATAAATGACAATGGAATGAGAAAAATCAGGTAAAAGAAACTTtttgtttgagggttttgatcattatcattatcattaccccattgcctcaaagaagctcccgcaagaagcgagGTAAGGGGgggataacgggacgacaagggaacgaccatcttctacttcatggaaaggaagcgaagaggttttaagagccattttaatttagtccattacatctcacagccaaaagaacaaatgaatcgtTGGCTCGATCGAAAattgtttaagggttttgatgGTGGGATAAAATTTGTGCTAGAACAAGCGTGTTCTTATCCGTGTATGCTAATTGCAGGCATCAAAAGAGGGTTTCCAGCAGTTTGCTTTGTGCCATAATCAAGCTCAAGGTGTTAATGCCTCAGAAACTGCTGAAGCTGCCAACAGAAAAGATGACAGGAACCTGTTACCTGACTCTTAATGGAAAAAGGTGACAAACTGTACTGGAGTATTACCCTGCTTCTAATCAATGTATATATTCTGAGATTAGATGCACAAAACGGTGAAAAGTTCATCCGGCTGCTGTGAAGTACGACCAGTGGCCAGAGTTTTTGCCTCCGGCTAAAAGTGAAGTGTTTTTGCTCTCTGAGAACATCAGTTCTTTTGTAGATCTGTACATTTCATGAAGATGACATTGTACTTTTGTGTCTTAGTGTAAGTGCTGGTCTTCTCTACAGGTGTATATGTGGTTTCAAATGTATATTTTCCACCGCGAaaattcagttttttttttcttttttgatatAGTAATACTAGTATATGAAGAAATTATTGTCATACATGTAATAATTCAAGGGAACAGATCCCCTTGGCCTTAGCTAACATTAGTTAGTAGTTGGAAGTTTCCTACCTTACAGTAAACATATTGTAATGAGTGTATGATGTAATATGAAATAAATAGGGTCACTATTTTTCTTTTGTCTAGCAGATGAAAACAAAGCAATTTTTGGCTCAATTTTTTATGCTATTTTAGCCTTTTAGGCTCTGTTCTCTTCATTTGATCtagtctgttttttttttgtcttgtcTGGTTTGAATGTTTCCTTTGTTTTTTCTGGTCTATCACCCTTATCctgatctgattttttttcctggTATGATTTTAAGAagtaataaacaataaaatgaAAGTGAACAAAGATATACGTCGTATTACTTAAAACCCTAACTCAACTCGGACCGAAATTGATTATCATTAGTATCAAATTACTGAGCGAGCACTTTCTCAAGATCAAAAGCGCAAGTAGTGATTAGATTAGTCAAGAAACAGGGAATTAACACATTGTTAAAACTTATTCAACCCAAAGATTAAATTTTCATTTTCCAGTTTTCATTAAGAGTCGCATAAAGAAATGATGCAGACGGGATTCTATCCTAAACGTTGGTTATCGGCCTCAAAATACCAGCTAGACAATGATTATGTATTTGAAGGTTACTTTTGGTTACTGACCCATATACATGTTCTATGTCTGGATATAATTTGTCCTAGACTTTAATAGATTCAGCTAatctaaggccctgttctttttggcttaatttcagcttcaggacttatttggcagttcagttcagttcagttcaggagcattcagttcagttcagttcagttcaggagcattcagttcagttcagttcagttcagttcaggagcattcagttcaggagcattaaattcagttcagtttaattcagtttaattcaattcaattcaattcaatttaatttaatttaatttattttaataataataattattattataatatattattattattaataatattaattatattattattattattaatattaattatattattatttatattattgtattacttattatttatatttatattattatattacttattatttatacttatattattatattacttattattattattatttattatttattatttattatttattatttattatttattatttattatttattatttattatttattatttattatttattatttattatttattctgtTAAgtaaagttcagttcagttcagttaagttaagttcagttcagttcagttcaggagcattcagttcagttcagttcagttcatttcagctctaaagaacagggcctaacttCCCAAAAAAGTCAATTCATGGAAGGTGACCTTTAATGGAAACTATATCTATAGACTATTCTGAATATTACACGTAAATCATAAAGTAGCCCGAGTCATGTTCAGGCCCATTGTCTCGGTCCAAAGCCCAgaccaacccaacccaacccacaaccatctttaactCTAACCATTATAGTGTGTCTTGACGTGTTCTCTTTTCTGGATAATTTAAAATGACATCAAATTATAAGGGAGAACATAAATTAGCCCGAGTCATGTGCATACTCAACAAGAACAAAATTCAGATGATAGAACAACTTGGGCACAGCTCAAGCAATATCTCAGTACAGTTGCATATAGAATTACAGAGTATTACCAGTTACATTGAAGCAAACTATCCTCCAAGTATTCAAGCATTATCAAGCAGCTTCCCAGGCAATAACACAACTTCTAAAACACAAATCAGATTGTTGTTTCTGGAAAAGATATACCTTCAAAAGAAATCATCTGATAAGGTCAAAATATGCTATATGTCCACAGAAGTCAACATATTTCAGACTTGTTCTAACAGCAGAAAACCTGGTAATATGATCAAGATTGATGGAAGCCAAAAGAAAGCTCCACGGTTTTAACATCCATATTCGCGAAAAGAATAACGCTCAAGCAAAAATGACAACCCAATAAACTTCAGATAATCTCTTCATATCATCTCTTTAACCTCTCCTTTATAGGTGTAGTGGGTTCCAACAGATAACAATAACCTGTTACTGAAATTTGCAAGCCAGTTTCACACTAGGTTATCACTTGCACCATTTTCCACACTTTCAACAGGATTGCCAGCATCCTCTGTCATAGTTTCGTCCCCCTCTTCTGCCTTGTTGATTTGGCTACCGAGTTTCCCATCTACGCCCTGCGCCTCTATTACAGGCTCTCCATTGACAAAACCATTATTTTCAACAGCTTCTCCGGCATTCTGCTCCTTGGCAGCTTCATCCGAATTCTCCAAATTGCCATCAACAACATTAGTGTTATCCACATTCTGCTCCTTGGCAGCTTCATCCGAATTCTCCAAATTGCCATCAACAACATTAGTGTTATCATCCACATTCTGCTCCTTGGCAGCTTCATCCGAATTCTCCAAATTGCCATCAACAACATTAGTGTTATCATCCACATTCTGCTCCTTGGCAGCTTCAgactctttagaagaatcttCAAGAGGAGTTTCAGAAGCAAGAGAATTACTTTTTATATCCGCATTTGATGCCACGTCACCATCTACATGAATGTCATTTTGTAAACTAACTTCAGGAGCTTCCTCAACCTGCTTAGGCACTGCAAAATTAGATGAATCATCCACTTCCGTAGTGCTTGAAGGTTCAGGAGTTATAGATTTCAGAAAAGAAGCCTCTTTAGCTACAAAGGCAGCCAACTCTTCCGTGCATTTCTTTACTTCTATTTCTTCCAATTGTTGAGCTTGCAGTCTGTACTGATCCATGACCTGCTGGACCCTTTCCTGTTCAGCAACACGCTCACCGTAACGTTTCTGCAAAGTTTTCTCTACCTCTTTCTGCTTCTGGACTTCTTCCCAAAGACCTTTGATCCTATATGAAGCTGCCAAATTTTCCTGCCTTTGCAAAGCTAGGAAGCAATCCAATTCTGTCCCACCAGTGTTCATCTGTTTGAATGTGAGCTCGATCTGTGTCTTCAATTTATCAGCCCGCATCTGAAACACATGAAATATCATATCTTAGTATCATCTATGTTATTGATATTAGCAAACAATACATGTGCTCTTTTTAACAAATGATTTCACATAAGCAAACAAAAAGAAGACGAAGGCTTGAAACTATGAATCAAACAGCAAGGTGATAAGTCATTCTGGTTTATAGaatgtgtaatgaacaccccaTCAGAATGCATTTAGATATAGAACGAAAAAGAAAATGCAACCTCACAGGCAAAACTTCTATGGATAACTATGTTTCTACAAACACAAACAAGCTAGAAATGCATGCCAGAAAATCGTACATTCAAATCTACTCAAGACCCACATATCCACATAATATGCCAGACGTACATACATATTCCCCCTTTAGATCAAACTGTACATCACACAAGCACGCACAGATGCCTGCTGGTTTCCAAATCTCTCTACTCCCAAGGACTTGCcccacaaaaaacaaaaacaaaacaatgtTATACATGATCTTTAATTGCACAACCTGCTAATGATGTATAAGGAACGGAAACATTCCAAGAATACTTCGAATCCAAAGATAATATACGAAACATAAAAAGAAAGATGTCGACATTTAACTAGGCACGTACTAATTATCAACATAGTCTGAATCATGGGCTTAGAAATTCAGAAAGTCAGAAAGCCGATGTTCAATAGAAATACATGTAGCAGAATGACGGTGTGTTTCGATCTATACGTGACGTCATGCCACTTTTAGTCTGATGTTGCTTAACATATGCTATATAAGGATGCCGATACCAGCTCTACACAAGCCCcagaaaaacaaataaaaacaaactTTTAACACAAAAACAGGATCAGTAGAACAGAAAAGAGGGCATCACAACCAACCTTGTAACCATGAGTAAGAACATCAATCTTTTTCTCAAGCCGTTGTGCCTTTTTATTATCATCATCCATCTTCCTCTTCACATTCTCAAATTCGTTGCGTAGGGCCGCAAGTTTCTCTACAGTTCCAGCCACACTGGAGAGACCATAAGCATTACGAGTGGGGAAGTACATCAAATCGTTTAAGCAAGTATTGTGAGCCTCAACAAAATTATCAAGGGTCTCCTCCTGATGTCCCATTGCAACACATAGATACTGAGCCTCCTCCTTAATGAAAGAAGCGGCCTGACATAAAGAATCCAGGTATTATATGTCAGAATATGAATTACATAATGATAACACTCATTAAACATTGAACAACAGCAAATGCAGAACTTCAGCCCTTCAGTAGAATTAGATACTTGCAGCAAACAGAATCATTTCATAAACAATTGCACCTCACTACATCCTATTTGTTTGAATATGCTCAATACATGGAGCACAAATGGAAATCATGCTGGGATTGAACGCTGGGAAAAGGAAGGGAGAATAAAGAGGGTTTAACAAACATTTCCACCATTTAACCACATACTTTTACATTGATGAAAATGGCAATACGTTATTACTTAATATCAGTAgcagttattaattatttaaaagaCATACTATTATCCTGTGAAAAAAAGACAGAAtattatattaaaaattcaTATTTTCAAATCCAACAGCATAATCAATAATTTTTCAACAGCATATCCTTCAAATATTACCAAATTGACCACGATTTGACTTATTTtgtaaatattaaaaataaagtcATTTCACATTTTCAACCGGCTGCAATTGCACTGTGCAACTCCCTGAAATGAATTGTATTTAGCCAATTTGTCTGAGCTACCAACAGTTAAAAGTTAACAAGTTTCTCTTCCTGGTTGATACTAGCCTTCTATCAGACATGAATCAGTGTGTAGTCTCATACTAGTAGACACAAAAGGTCAGCACTAGATAAGAACATGAAGGCTTAAAATATGATGTATCAACAAATGTAATTTCATCTATGCTCATAAGCCTGACAAAATGACAGAATTCAATATGTCCCATGGCTTAATAGTTACTATCCCAATTCTCAACATTATTTATTCCGGGGTACAAAAAGGGAAACATATGACTCAATACAACAATACGATACAGATGCACAATACTCCCAATGGCCCCTGAAAATAATTCCTTCACCCTGAGCAGAAAAAGATCATTCATCGAGCAGGTGCTTTAGGCACAGGGAGATGACAGAAGGCAGACAGATGTGAGTGCAGTAGACTACTAGACTGTGGACTTGGTTAGTAGAGAAGAAGAAATCTGTGCAGCTCAAGTTCCTCAGAAGAAGTACCTCATACTCCTTTACTCCGAGGAGGTAGATGTACACAAAATTCTAACCATTCAGACCCTACCACCTCGCAATTAATCATAATGAGCTATATGATATTCGGCATATTCATATCCCTCACCCAGAAAAAAGAAATGACATACTGCACATAGGGAGCATGGAGAATGAAGTTATTTAATAGCCAAGAGAACAGATGACCTGAGCTGAAGTTCAGAAAAACAGAGAAAGGAGAGAGATAAACAAAGACCATATATGAGATCATATCATCATAACCTCTAAATCAAAGTGCTACAATCTCTTCTCCACCCATTCATCTAGATTCTAGACAACCAACAGTAACAACCCCATGACTCAACACCCAACCTACGCATCTACGATGTAAAGATCTACATAACCTTTTGCTGAAGCATATTAGAAAAGCCATCTCCATAAGACAAATTGTTTTAttgtaatactccctctgtcccgcaATAGTAGATCACATCTGGTTCGAGGTCCTTTATAAGAAATTAACTTGAAATACTACAAGTCTATAATTTCCCTTGACATGTATACAACTGCTGAGAACAAGCATCTTATTATGATGATACGCTTCAAATCCCTGGCCTCTCTCACAAGGACAGGTTCCCCTACGTTTCGCCGATAACATCCCTGGCCTTTCTCTCTCATGGACAGGTTCCCCTTCGTTTCACCGATAACATCCCTGGCCTTCAGATTCCCGTTCGTTTCGCCGATAACATCCCTGGCTTTTTAGCTAGTTCCATTCTCCCTGAATCCAGCTACTATCATGTATCAATAACAGGGTAATGCCCCGTCGAATTAAGTTCAACAGGGATGATTCGCACCATTAACTTCAGAACAGGCTTTCGCTTAAATAGAAGTTTGCAACACTTTGGCAACTAGGATCCCTTGTGTTTTGGCAACATAAGTCcaataaacaacaacaaaaaatctTTATATTTGGCATTTATATCACCTGTAAGGTGTAATGACTCCAGCACAATAGCAAATTGGTCATTGCTCCCtaaccccacccccaccccacccccccACCCCCCTCTTCAACCCCAACCCAAAAGAAGTCAAGGAAATTCCTGAAAAGTGAGAAAAGCAATGTAAGGACGTAAAGCACTAGGACTTTGTATAAGGCAACTTCTCTCTAACGGAAATGACAAGTGAAAACAAGGCTTGTCTTTTCTCCATTCTACTCCAAACAACAGCTGCTATAATACCTACTACCTAGTATAAATCCTGCCACTAATAATGTCGAGAATACTAGCCATACCTCTAACCAACTTTCTCCAGACAACAAATGCCAAAAATAAAGAGAGAAATAGCCCACTAAGATTTCACACAACACAAACCACAAGGAATTTAACTAGCATGTAGACGCTTTTAGCAGGACTGAGAGAAGCTGAGAGCCTAGGAAAGGggaaatcatcaatactgtaagAATAAATATATATAAGTGTTCTTGTCAGCATAGACTTGGAAAAAGCAGGTTTCCAATCAAAGGATGAGGATGAAGGAAATTTAATCATTTCCAACACAAGTGAGAGTAATTGGTTCTAACCACAACCTGTGTAGTGCCAGAATATGTGAAGTGACCAATCAGTCACCTGAAAGTGAAAATCTGGTtggaaaaatctaaaattaagaTGCTTGCTGGTGTGGACATTCACCAATATGAGCAAGAAAGGGTTCAAGAAATAATTAACCAATAGATTTGCAAGGACAGGAATATTTTGTTAAGGAAATGAGATTTGTAGACACCTTCCCAGTTCCCACACTATCTATGACTGTTGGGCTCCAAGGAAATCAGATTTGTAGACACCTTCCCAGTTCCCACTTCCCACACTAACTGAAGATCCTTATAACTTAGTAACAGGTAGCAAGTGCGGACCAATAATAGATGCTTCCACAGCCAGGAAAGACACTTTTGTACCTCTTTTCTTTACCAAACAACGATCTCTTTAACACCCACTCTTCTGATGCAAGCACTAACTCCGGAAACAAAGTTATGCCTCTCTTATTTTAAGAAAAACTTAGGTAACATAATTGGTAGAACTATCTCGGCATTTTCAAAACGGGTAATGCTCAATAATACTAGATTCCAGAAAAAGTATCTATGACTGTTGGGGCTCCAAGGACATAGTCTGATACCCCATCTAAACAAGTCAGCAGTAAGAACAGAATTCTAGCATATTCTATCCACTGGACATGGGGTTAGGTTCAGAGCTTCGTCTTAATGTGCTCCAGCAAAATTATTATCCCGTAGTCTTACAGGGATGAAAGACTCATGAGCATGAGCCAATCTTGACAGGGATAGAGAAGTAAGCAAGTAATGCTTCAAAAG encodes:
- the LOC110787251 gene encoding transcription factor PIF3 isoform X3, with the protein product MPLTELVNMFKGKMEVPHEVASTSIDPSSRPDTDCVELVWENGQIMMQGNKPRKSNVSSNFQSFGIKPQDVPSCEMGMDQNVDLVPWLNYPMEEPLHNDYTSDFLNELSGVTISDLLTENHLPYRERKSSFHGDGHETSASLKHINSSSKLFSSDKKDNRGGSSEVPQFLLPFQHSVPRSGISDITANNADNIHHFGSRDSTLNPSSLSAFTSLRLQKLDAGQASTTTTSSGFTNFPCFSRPSSVSRANHVTVNPSKRLEYDNKRCTLSSSNPGSSTLVNLDIGYSQKEIVSHNQSIMAPENGISEALPTKPTEELLSANQPLHREDIANSHASQNQVCDAPMSKVGASGDRNMEPVVAASSVCSANSGADRTSNEPARNSKRKSRETTESEGPSEEIEEESVGAKKSGHGRGGSKRSRAAEVHNQSERRRRDRINEKMRALQELIPNCNKADKASMLDEAIEYLKTLQLHVQVLSMGAGLFMHPMMLPPGMLPIHGAHMPHFSPMGLGMGMGMGMGFGMNMVNMNTGTKMVPYQGSHYPIPGTGPMFHGMPGSNLQTFPHPGQALPMSLQQQASIVPASISGSHLKMPMGLNVSGVSHLAPSSIKTDANPQVISMNQATNQASKEGFQQFALCHNQAQGVNASETAEAANRKDDRNLLPDS
- the LOC110787251 gene encoding transcription factor PIF3 isoform X2: MPLTELVNMFKGKMEVPHEVASTSIDPSSRPDTDCVELVWENGQIMMQGNKPRKSNVSSNFQSFGIKPQDGRNVTNYSKMTKFSTMDSEMVDFPFSVPSCEMGMDQNVDLVPWLNYPMEEPLHNDYTSDFLNELSGVTISDLLTENHLPYRERKSSFHGDGHETSASLKHINSSSKLFSSDKKDNRGGSSEVPQFLLPFQHSVPRSGISDITANNADNIHHFGSRDSTLNPSSLSAFTSLRLQKLDAGQASTTTTSSGFTNFPCFSRPSSVSRANHVTVNPSKRLEYDNKRCTLSSSNPGSSTLVNLDIGYSQKEIVSHNQSIMAPENGISEALPTKPTEELLSANQPLHREDIANSHASQNQVCDAPMSKVGASGDRNMEPVVAASSVCSANSGADRTSNEPARNSKRKSRETTESEGPSEEIEEESVGAKKSGHGRGGSKRSRAAEVHNQSERRRRDRINEKMRALQELIPNCNKADKASMLDEAIEYLKTLQLHVLSMGAGLFMHPMMLPPGMLPIHGAHMPHFSPMGLGMGMGMGMGFGMNMVNMNTGTKMVPYQGSHYPIPGTGPMFHGMPGSNLQTFPHPGQALPMSLQQQASIVPASISGSHLKMPMGLNVSGVSHLAPSSIKTDANPQVISMNQATNQASKEGFQQFALCHNQAQGVNASETAEAANRKDDRNLLPDS
- the LOC110787251 gene encoding transcription factor PIF3 isoform X1; translation: MPLTELVNMFKGKMEVPHEVASTSIDPSSRPDTDCVELVWENGQIMMQGNKPRKSNVSSNFQSFGIKPQDGRNVTNYSKMTKFSTMDSEMVDFPFSVPSCEMGMDQNVDLVPWLNYPMEEPLHNDYTSDFLNELSGVTISDLLTENHLPYRERKSSFHGDGHETSASLKHINSSSKLFSSDKKDNRGGSSEVPQFLLPFQHSVPRSGISDITANNADNIHHFGSRDSTLNPSSLSAFTSLRLQKLDAGQASTTTTSSGFTNFPCFSRPSSVSRANHVTVNPSKRLEYDNKRCTLSSSNPGSSTLVNLDIGYSQKEIVSHNQSIMAPENGISEALPTKPTEELLSANQPLHREDIANSHASQNQVCDAPMSKVGASGDRNMEPVVAASSVCSANSGADRTSNEPARNSKRKSRETTESEGPSEEIEEESVGAKKSGHGRGGSKRSRAAEVHNQSERRRRDRINEKMRALQELIPNCNKADKASMLDEAIEYLKTLQLHVQVLSMGAGLFMHPMMLPPGMLPIHGAHMPHFSPMGLGMGMGMGMGFGMNMVNMNTGTKMVPYQGSHYPIPGTGPMFHGMPGSNLQTFPHPGQALPMSLQQQASIVPASISGSHLKMPMGLNVSGVSHLAPSSIKTDANPQVISMNQATNQASKEGFQQFALCHNQAQGVNASETAEAANRKDDRNLLPDS